From Nicotiana tabacum cultivar K326 chromosome 22, ASM71507v2, whole genome shotgun sequence, one genomic window encodes:
- the LOC142175765 gene encoding secreted RxLR effector protein 161-like, whose translation MYMHDPGNEHWQAVKWILRYICNTVDVGLLFEHEDSQYLVGYCDSDYAGDLDKHRSTTGYVFTFANAPVSWKSTLQSTVALSTTEAEYMAITEAIKEAIWLQGLLRDLGIGQESITLFCDSQSVIQLAKNQEEIGRCIFHAFILHVHT comes from the exons ATGTATATGCATGATCCAGGAAatgagcattggcaagctgtaaAATGGATTCTAAGGTATATTTGTAACACTGTAGATGTTGGATTACTTTTTGAGCACGAAGATAGTCAGTAtctagttggatattgtgactcggaTTATGCGGGTGATTTGGACAAGCatagatcaactactggttatgttttTACTTTTGCAaatgcaccagttagttggaagtctactttgcagtcaacggTTGCTTTGTCTACTactgaggcagagtacatggcaattACGGAGGCTataaaggaggcaatttggcttcaagggttGCTTAGAGATCTTGGTATTGGTCAAGAAAGCATCACACTATTTTGTGATAGTCAGAGTGTTATCCAATTagcaaagaaccaa GAAGAAATTGGTAgatgcatttttcatgcatttatattGCATGTTCACACTTAA